CAATCTGACGGGCCTCGGAACCATTGTGTGTGTCGGccggtctgtgtgtgtgtgtgtgtgatgacagactgttttttctttcagtcgtggaggaggatgaggacgaCTTCCCCAGCACTCGCACCGACGGAGAGTTTCTTCACAACAACAGCAGCGGCAAAGACAAACGTAAGTCCGGCAAATGCTGTAGTTTTACTGCTGTTCGATGTCTGTCCACGCGCTAAACCGACATTTTGGGTTGTCTGCGGCCACAAAGTGTTCCAGTACTCCAATCCCAAGGGGGTGAACGGCATCGACTTCAAAGGCGAGGCCATCACGTTCAAGGCCACCACCGCCGGCATCCTGGCCACGCTGTCGCACTGCATCGACCTGATGGTCAAGAGAGAGGACAGCTTGCAGAGGAGGCTGGACAAGGTGCACGACACTTGAAGCGCTACGAGGCTCATGTCGCAACATCACTACACTTGTGTCACTttaagacacaaaaacaaaacaaaaagtttttgaTGAGTTTGAAGTGTGTGGGGAGGGGTCTTTAACTGTGTTAACGTGGCCGCAGGAGAtggaaaagagaagaagaatcgAGGAGAGCTACAAGTCGGCCCTCAGCGAGCTGAAGAAGAAGTCGCACTTTGGAGGTCCGGACTACGAGGTGACATCCTCAAACAAGTCATCCagttattattgatttattatttataataatgagCTCAAGTGTTGACACGTCTTCCTGTCGCCACCAGGAGGGTCCGAACAGCCTCATCAACGAGGAGGAGTTCTTCGACGCGGTCGAAGCCGCTCTCGACCGTCACGACAAAATAGAACAGGTACGCGAAGGactttttacaaaatgttaacCCTTTCGTCGATAAGACACAGGACAAGCGCTTTTGAGAAAACTGAGCGATAGCCTTGAAGAAAAACTTGCGTGCAAGGAGACCGTTCGAATTCAACACGATGGCTGCTTTCTTAGAAGTGTCTGACTGTTTCTCCTCGGGCGAGGTCTTTATATTCACACACGAGCAGGCAGTTATCGTCTGCCTCATGCCAATGGCACATATTTACTTTgactcattttgtgtgtgtgcgtgttccaGTGTCAGACAGAGAAGACGAGAATCCAGAGATCCAGTCCACTTCCACCAGCAGACATCTTCTCTAGCTCGGGCTCTCACAGGTTATCTGAGCAGGTGCggccacaacaaaaacaaaacgaaacaaaTAGTCAGCTGTCTCTTTCCTTTAGTCCCTCCTGCACGTCTCAACCCTGCAAATGTCACAAACTTGCCGACATGTTTGCCTCTCTCGCAGGTGGAGGAGATGGTGCAGAGTCACATGACCTACTCGCTCCAGGATGTCGGCGGCGATGCCAACTGGCAGCTTGTAGTGGAGGAAGGAGAGATGAAGGTACGGCGCAATGACGgcactgccaaaaaaaaaaaaaaaaaaaacaaaatcttaccGAGGGAATTTATCTCATTTCTCgtgaaaacatcttactgtacttattttaagacagtttgacagttttttttttttaaaccccaaaatgttcttgttttaAGATGCACGATCTTATTTGAAGAATTCACACTCGTcccattggcagattttttttcggcgttatactgtaaatgtggaTCCTTTTTCTCTGATGCGCGCAGGTGTACAGGAGGGAGGTGGAGGAGAACGGCATCGTGCTGGACCCGCTCAAGGCCACGCACTCGGTGAAGGGCGTGACGGGACACGAGGTGTGCCGCTACTTCTGGGACACGGCCTACCGCAACGACTGGGAGAGTACGTCCGTTTTTGCGGCCTTGAAATACGTTTTGGGTTTGTCCCGTTGTGACCTCGCTCTCCGTCCGGCAGCCACCATCGAGAACTTCAACATCGTGGAGACGCTGTCGGAGAACGCCGTCATCGTCTATCAGACCCACAAGGTACGACCGCGCCTCGATTCATCACCGGGTCCTTTGTCTGCTTGAAATGTAATCGCTGGTGTCATAGGTGACTGGAATGACCGCTTAATATGACATCTGATATCACCGTGTATcctaaaacaaaacagcagcacctacaaaattaaaaaaaaaaagaaaaatcaacttTGTTTTCATTAGATTAGAAATTATTTTTCCGTAGAATTTCTCATAGGACTTTCTTGTTGGAAAAATATAACCTTTTTTGTTCTCgaaaaagtacaacaaatatttgttttcttatttttgttttcaatattattttcttaaaaatgtatttagaaaaagaCTATCAAAAAGGCAATTGCTtttgaaataacttttttttattattatttaaaaactaaacTTTCTATCAGGAGAAAGAAActtgcttgaaaaaaaatattactcaaaAAGATCTCAtaacagtaaaacatttttattaaacaaatgaagaaaaatctcTAAAAACTAAACTTTTCTTAGGGCTACTTTTtgaaaatactatttttttcttttaaaaatatggctttttctaaagaaaacaaataccaCCCTTTTCTCcatattccatgttttttttatttgaagtttctaGTCATATTATgcctttttcctcattttcctataaaagatttttaaattattagtttttttaaatcttgaaaaaataaatttaaaaaagacttTTCCTTAAATACCTTCAGGAAAACTAATactaatattatactttatataatactaatattaattttaaaaataaacgttTTCTAGGAAATTAAACTTTGGTTCTctgaaaatacatctttttcttGATAagatagtttttctttttttctttaaaaacgaTTTTTACTCCAAAGATAcaattgcttttaaaaaaaatgtaactgtttttACAAGTGCTACTTTTCACTTGAAATTTCCCATAAGATTGTGACCCTTCTTGTAGAAGACTTCAACAACCTTTGGCGTGAACATATCTGAACAGAATCTTTTAGTTTTAGTAACTTCAtgcctataataataataataattttttttttctttaaaaaaaaggtacaaataAATGCCTGAAATGAAGTTGAATCAATAATGTGCGCCCACAGAGGGTGTGGCCCGCCTCCCAGCGGGACGTGCTCTACCTGTCGGCCATGCGCAAGATGGCGGCCAGCAACGAGAGCGATCCCGACACCTGGCTGGTGTGCAACTTCTCTGTGGACCACCACGACGCACAGGTGAGCGGCAGGGCGCCGAGGGGGCCGGACTTCCTCTTTTAGCCACACATGTACCCACAGGGTGTTTCCCGTCgtcccctttttcttttttagccgAGCAGCCGTTGCGTACGCGCGAAGATCAATATCGCCATGATCTGCCAGACCCTGGTCAGTCCACCCGAGGGCGACAAGGAGATCAGCAGAGACAATGTGCTGTGTAAAATCACA
The sequence above is a segment of the Phyllopteryx taeniolatus isolate TA_2022b chromosome 15, UOR_Ptae_1.2, whole genome shotgun sequence genome. Coding sequences within it:
- the LOC133465237 gene encoding ceramide transfer protein-like translates to MSDNQSWNSSGSEEDSEPREETGNSVGVGVFSGVLSKWTNYIHGWQDRWVALKNNTLSYYKSQDETEYGCRGSLCLSKAVITPHEFDECRLDISVNDSVWYLRAQDPERRRLWIDSIELHRADPGYGSESSLPRHGSMLSLVSATSGYSATSTSSFKKGHSLREKLAEMETFRDILCRQVDTLQRYFDGCADGVSKDELQRDKIVEEDEDDFPSTRTDGEFLHNNSSGKDKLFQYSNPKGVNGIDFKGEAITFKATTAGILATLSHCIDLMVKREDSLQRRLDKEMEKRRRIEESYKSALSELKKKSHFGGPDYEEGPNSLINEEEFFDAVEAALDRHDKIEQCQTEKTRIQRSSPLPPADIFSSSGSHRLSEQVEEMVQSHMTYSLQDVGGDANWQLVVEEGEMKVYRREVEENGIVLDPLKATHSVKGVTGHEVCRYFWDTAYRNDWETTIENFNIVETLSENAVIVYQTHKRVWPASQRDVLYLSAMRKMAASNESDPDTWLVCNFSVDHHDAQPSSRCVRAKINIAMICQTLVSPPEGDKEISRDNVLCKITYVANVNPGGWAPASVLRAVAKREYPKFLKRFTSYVQEKTAGKPILF